The Chlamydia sp. 04-14 DNA segment TAGTTTCAAGAATAGGAAGCTCTAAAACGCCCGCGGCCCTACCAATAGCTTTTCCTAAAGTTCCTCCTATTTTTTTAGAAGCTTTTACCATTTGCTGTGCCACTGCTGACTCTAATCGAAATCCATCAATTCCCTCTTTGGTAATGAATTTCTTTCCTAGACCTTGTATAACACTTCCCAAGGTCATTTCAGCCATTTCTTTAACATCTAAAGATAGGTCAAAAAGAGCCTGAGCTTCCCCACCTTTTCCTGCTTGTACTAAACGTACATATTGTACAATGGAGACCATGGACATGCCGAGCTCCATATCCATAACGCCTGTACCAGCAAGACCACTAGCCATGGCTCCGAACTCTTTGAATGTTTTGACTAATCCATGACTTGGAACTTCTATTTTCTTTTTTTGTGATGTTCCTTGTTGAAACTCGAAAGAAATTTTATCGTTGTCAGTGACATCTACATTCGTGACAGATATCTTATCTTTATCACCAGAAAATGTATCTTTGATGGCACTTTTTATATCACTCATCAGGTTCCTTAGTGCGGAACCTATTTGCTGGGATTTAGTTTTGAGCCCACTTATTAACGCTGCGAGATCCCTAGGTGTTTCAACAATTAGGTTCCTGCTAACCTCTTTTGTTCCATCTTCTATGCCGTAATTGTCTAAGATATATAGGATTGTAGAAGCAAGTTGAGCATCTAAAACAGTCTTAGAAAGATAATCACTTAAAATATCCCCGTTTAATTTTAATCTATCGAGATCTGCTTCAGAGGTCTTTTCATTGATCCTTTTATGATCAATAGTCCCCCCTATTTTATATAGGTCTGACCAGGATATTCTTCTGCGGCCTATACGGACATCTCCTCTTAGAGTCATCTTATATAAGGTGGTCATGTATTGATCATAAGAGAATCCTAAGTTGGTAGAGGGGAACCAGGTATTCGCGGCTTTTTTTGAATCTACGGTATAAACTTTTAGCTGTGATTCTATACTTTGTGCAGAAGAAATCCCATAGCGAGTTCTTATTTCTTCAGTTAGCTGTACCGAAGATTCTAAGAACAATAGAGCCTGTTGTAATGTTGGAAAATCACAATGCCCAAAGTTAGGATCTGTGAATCTATAACCCTCATCCATTGCCTGAACAACTAAAGAGTGAGTAGATGTCGTAACTAATAGACTTTTTATGTTTGTCTGTTGTTCCAATATCTTAGACAAACCTTGAATATCCCATTTGTGCTCAGTTAATATTCCCTGTGTTTTCAGATCTTTGTTTCCATGGTATTGCAACCAATCGATGAATGTTCGACTTTTCTCCAAAAACGTATTATCCGAATCTGTTAGGGGTATGTGATCACGCTCTTTTGTTTGAAATAGAGCGCCTACTGTCATAAGATTTCTAGTGATCAAGGTATATTCTATTGAATCTTTGGCTGACATGTAGAGCATGGTGAGACCCATACAACGTCCTTCTAATTCATATAAAAACGTTTGTGGGTGTATGTGAGCAAGATCAGAGCCAAATGTTTTTGCTAAATCACCCCATAGAGGTATCTGGTCTCTAGAAAATTCAGGCCAAGAAAATAACGTGTATTTTGCCTGTTCTACAACATTGGGTATCGTCGGCACATCAGGAGGAATAGAGAAAAGATCTTTACTCAACCCTACTCCGCGATAATCATATGGATTAATTGCCGTCGGATCTAGCATTGTAGTCGCTAAGGGACGACCGAAATCTGCATCTCGTTGTAAGATTTCGTTAACCCCGGGTAAAATGCTGTAAAGTAGGGATGACCCTGTCTGTGCAAAATTCGTTCTTTTGGAAAGAATTTTACTAACTTCAGTTAAGGAGAGATATTTTTTCTCCCCAGCAAGTTTTACAAGCTCTTCAAGACGATCGTCATAGAGAAAACTATAAACGTGTTTATCGTTTAATAATTTTTTAGCCGACTCTAAAGTTAAGGATCCATCATGAATACTTAGATGTAGCTGATAAAGTGTATCGAAATAGTTTGCCATGAGATAGCTCGCTAGATTGAATACCCCCGGCATAACACTTGTCATTACACGCTCAGATTCACCACCGTCTTCCACTCCATACTGCATTCCTAAAGCGGAGACATGCCCATCAACGGGAGGTATGAGTAAATCAGGAACATGACATTTTTTGAGTTCTTCACCTAATTTTTCAGGTATATTTGCTAAAACAGATTGTGCTTCTGGACTACTAGGATCTAGAACTAGGTAATCATATACAGTACTAAGGACATCATGCATATCCTCATAATCTCCTCCTAGTGTTGTTTTCATCATATCAACTAGGTGCTTTGAGGGAGCTGGCAATACACTATCCGAAGAAAAGAGCCCCGAAACACCTGCTTCAGCAACCATAAATCGATAGATATCTTTTATATCAGTAAAGGCGTATCCATCAAGATACATACGTGCAAATAATTGTTTGTCGAATAAGAATTTATCCAAATTCTCTACAGCAACACGTTCGCTATTCTCAAATTTTTTGATAATATCGTCTAATTTCTTCCTGGGATCTAAGACGTGTTTTTGATACGTAGTCTCATAGAGTTTTTCATACCATTTTTGTGAGTTCTGTTGTTCCTGCTTATCCAGACCACTATAGCGGGTTATCTCCTTCATTTTCTCGAGAATGAGCTTTTTTCTTTCATTTTCACGTAAAACAAAGCACTTATTTATGAACTCTTCTAGATCTTTAAAAAAGTGTCCCGATCTGATTTTGTCTTCGATTCCCTTAACCTTGGCCTGAAGGTTTTCATCCCCTGCTAGCTTATTTATAGTCTCTAGAAACTTATTAATATCCTCATCAGATGTAAGAGCATCTAAACTTTCTTTAGATTTCAGCTCTCCATAGTTTGTTAAGAGTTCCATCTGTGTTATAGAAAGAGAAGACTGCCCTACAGAATCGATGAGATTTCCAATCGCTACTTGCCTCTCAGCTACGGATAGCATATCTTTTAAAAACATGGATAGACCGCTTGACGAGCTATACCATACAGTAATTCCTGTCTGTGAATTACTCTTGAGATATAGTCCAATAGCCTTTTCTAGATCACCCTCGATGTTTTTATATAAATCTGGGAAAAAGTTAACGTGATTAGCAACTGGAAGTTGAACACCGCGGATTAGGTTTGCAAGCTGCAGTTGTAGAGAAAACATAGATGTTGTTGCTATGGCATCATCTTTTATTTTCGTCTTGAATTCATAGATTTCGTGATCTAAATCAGCTAGTTTTACGATATCCACATTAGAATCTTCAATAAGATTATTAAACCTTGTTAACAAACCTCCAGGTAGGTTGTCTTTCGATGTCTGAGACCAAGATTTAATGAACTCAGCTTGATCGATTTTAGTGCGCTCTATGCCTTTAGGAGTTTCTACACGCAATTTTGACGAATCAGAAAAAAGTAATTCAGCTGCACATTTTTGTCTGACATTACACCAGGTACTCTCATCACCAGGAGTTACATCATTGGCGCCTATAGATAGAGGATTTTTCCAGTCGTATGTAATTTCACCTTTCGAATCTTTAATTTTTTTATAGGAACCTAAATAGGCCGCATCTCCTAAATTCCTCTTATCCTCACTAAGAAAGTCGCTTCCTAAAGGGCCAAGACTTCTGAAATGTTTTATCATCTCTTTCTTAATTAAATCGGGACCTGTAATTCCTAATGTACTTACCGCTCCAGGAATAGTTGAATCTTGTCTAAAATTGTAAAATAGACTCTTCCCAAGATAATCTCTGACTAAATGGCCTCCCACCACATCTCTTTGATCTAAATGTGTGAGATCATCAAGAGTATTAAAGAAAGATCCACTAAGAACATTTTCTCTTAAGTCTTTTAATTCAGCATAAGCTCGTTGTTGTCCTTGAATGACAGCATCAACAGTGGCGCTCTCTTTATGCGCCATCATCAAACCATTTAATATACGAACATTCCAACCACTCTCCCACTTATGATACCTTCGCAAAACAGGCATTGTATCTCGAATCGTTTCAGCAGCCATTTTTTGAAAGAGACTAGTCTTAGGTTTGCTTTGGCTTCCACCTTCGCCGTTATGTAGCTTTTGAAATTCAGTGATTAACTCTTTGATTTTTGTTTTGTCCTCATCTGTAAGTTTTGATAGTTTGATTTCCTTTCCGATTTCTTCCAGCGTGACTGTAGTTTGGCCATTTGCTATTTTTAATGCCGCGTCAGAAATCGCCCGTCTAATTTGCAAACTTTCGAAAAATTTATTCCCACCTTTCTCAAAAATAGCATTAGTAGCTTCCTGAGAATACTGGGGCATCATATCTAAATCGGTATAAATGCCCCCATGCTCTTTGAGCATGTACATTCTGATCTGATCCGATGCTGCAGCGTAATTCCATCGCAAAAACATCTCCATCTCGTAATTATAGAGATTGGTTGTGTCTTTCATTGAGGTCAGTTCTTTGATATCTTTAATTTTAACCCTGTCAGATTTTAGATCCTGGTTAACTTTAGCAACGATATCTTTAATTTTCTGTTTGTTGGTTTCTATAGTCTTCTTATATTGCTCAATTTCCTCTTGGGGAAGTTTAATAGTTTTTTCGAGATATTCTATGCGCGTTTCATCATTAATTGCGCTGGAGCCTTTAAGCATGCAAAAATTAAAAAACCCATCTTGAGAAACAACCATATTTCTTAAAAATAAGGCGTTGAAATTGTTCCTGATGTCTTTATCTAATGTTTCGTATTTTTCATAGAGTTTGACTAGATCATCATAATATTGTTCTTTTAGATCGCGATCTTTGGTGGCTTCGTATTTTTTACTTAATTCTTCATAGTTTTGAATAAAGTCTTTCGCACCTTCTGGGGTTTTCTCCTTGATTTCATTCATGGATGCATCAAAAGCTATTTTCTTCAAAATAGATGAAAATTTAGCTGCTCCATAAGCTTTTTCATCCACCCAGAAATAGAATTCGTAATCATCATATGTCTGTAGAAATACTTTAATATAGGGGCTTACGTCATCCGGTGGAGCGCCAGCAATCCAGATACCGTGTAGATATTTATCTACTTTAACTTTGTGTGATGAAAACTCTGTTTTAATAGTCGTCATCACCTTAGAACTTGGATGTGACGTAGATAGGCCCGCCTTTTTTTGAAGCATATCTAAGAAAATAGACTGCTTAACTAGGAGGTCTTGTCCTTTCCTAGAGTTTTTCTCGTCTAGATTGTTATAGTAGCCTATAGCCTTCTTCATATTGTTGATGGATATTCTACATAACGTTGCTTGCTGAGTAGTTAACTGTAGTTTCTCTAAAATATTCTCAGGAGTCAGATCGTATTTGCTCGAGGACGATTCTCCACCTTCAGCTTTATCTTCCAAACCACGTTTCCTTCTAGAAAGAGAATGTAGATTTTTCGCTTTCTGAATAGAATTCGTTGCCTCTTTCTTTTCGATAAGTTGTTTTTTAGTCTCTTCAATAGAAGATGGATTTAGAGTGATAGAACTTTCCTGAACAAAGGAAGTGGAATTAGGAATATGCGTGGGAGAGTATCTCTCAGGTGTTTTTGTGGATTTTGTAGTTCGAGAAGAAGTTAAATCCCTAACAAGCTTAGCCATAGGACTTTTCTTTTTGGGTGAACTACCCCCCCCCCCAATGGAAGGCTGAACTAAAGAGGTGGAATTCTCATAAATAGAAGAGTTGGAGTGCCTAGAGACGTCTGTCGAAGAAGTCCCCGTATGATTTGCTGGCGGTGGAAGAATCGTGGGTTTGGTGATTTTTGCTGGTAATATTTTTGTGGGGACGACATGTGCAACAAGTTGGGCTAAATTATATAAGAAAGATGTTTTCCAATTTCCCGTATGATTAGATGGTGACGCTGTGGGTACTGTAGTATTCGGATTTGTTAAATTATAAAACTCCTGCTGTAGCGTTTTCCCCAATTCAACAACAGCCTCTGTGGAATTATTCTGATTTACAGCTTCATCATAAAGAGAAAGTCTCTCATCTAGCGAGGAAGAAGAAATCGCGCTTTGATTGGTGTAGGAAGAATTGGAAGTCGAAGGAACTGTATAGTTGGACTCAGACTGAGCCGAAGAGGCGGCGGGAGTTGTTTTTTCAGGAAGAGTCATGGTCCGAGAATATAAGATTTATTTTTAACAGTATCCTAATCACATAGTGCTATTTCAAAAGTAGACGAGGTCTATTTCCCCTAAAAAATTGCAAGAGCATTATAAAAAATTAAATAATTACTTCAACGGAATTTATGTTCTAAGAGCGTGTTTTGCAATCGCTTAAGATTTTCTCAACTGCGCATCATCATTCAGTATAATTGAGGTATGTTTGCGGATGTTGATTTAAGATGTAAAGCTAACGTCTGCATGAAATGATAGTTCCCAAACATACGTAACAACCAAGGTTTTTAGATTATAATTTGGTTGCTTATCTTAGATAAAGATAGATAAAAAATATTTTAAATTAGTTCTGCTGATCTAAAAGCCTCTTTTTATAAATTTATTCTACAGGGGGTGTATTTGAATGAAAATTTTTGACTTTAATTATAGGTTGATCTAAAATGTTTCGGTTCAATTCTTTATTTGGTTATTTTAATGGTTTATTCAATAAATGATATCCCTCAAAATTATATTGGTTTAGAAGACAGCGGGTCTGAAAAGCTTTGTTGTCAATATAAGGTTTTAACAGGGTTAGTTGTTGGTGTAGAACTTGTTGTTCCTATAATTTTTATTATTTTAGGAGCTTTAGGCCTTGCTGGATGCGCTAGCTACGCCTTATTGATCACAGGCAGTGTTCTTGTTGGAATGTCGTGTCTTTCACTCGTAATTTATGTGGCAGTCTCTAAAATATTAAAATATTGTCTAGATTATCAGGACAGCCTTATAACAAACGAATCTTAAGGTCGGAAATCTACAGTATTTACTAGGGAAAGTTCTAGAGACTAGATAAGTTAAGTGTTGATACTGTTAGGTATGAGATAATTTTCCCCAGGCTATTAAACTGGGGCTTTTTCCTTATGCGTTTCAGATATAACTAGTTTGTAAAGAACATACTATCTAGCAATCACTTCATTCTCACATCTTCATATTAAGGTTCTTAATATCGCAAAGGTTGAGTGAGATTTATTCGACGTTTTTTATTAATATTTTAACAGCAAACTTTCAAATTGACTTTAATTGTGACGGTGGAGCATCATATTAGGGTCAATTTTTAATCGGTAAAAATACATGCCCAATTTAAATAAAATCTGTGATTTCCTAAATCTAACACAAACTACGGAATCAACGCAACGAATTTCATGTTCTAAAACTATAAAAATCAGTGTTTTGGTCGGTTTGGCGGCTCTTTCTATTATTTTTATAGTCTTAGGCGCTTTAAATCTTGCAGGTGGCGCTAGCTTGGCGTTATTAATTTGCGGTTCCGTCTATCTTTCTTTTTTTGTTTTTGGAGTTCTTTTAGCGAAATTAGTCAAAAAACAACAGCTAACTACTATATTCACCAGTACATTAGAAATACCTAGACAACCAGTTTTGAATTCTAAAGCAGAAGCGGCTCTTGCTTATGCTAGCAACCGACTTGATGCAGAAAGGGACGGAATAGAGCTCTCTCCCTGGGTAGGTCTGCGCCCACCTATGAATGAGGATATTTCTTATTTAATGAATTTAAGATCTGACAAGTATCAAGAAGTCTTAGCTTTCTTGCAAACAGATGCTAGTGATTCAAGCAAGATCATATTCCCGACCCCAGAAGCTGCAAGTAACCCAGAATTCACAAGTGCTGTCACAGAACTTTTACAGCTATCTTTTGCGATTGGTATTTATTCTCTAAGAGATTTAGAAAGTTATAGAGAAAGGTATGATGTGGAGTCCAACCTAGAGGCTTTAGCAAGACAGAATTCAGCTTACTATAGGACATTTTATATGATGTCGACCGCATACTCTCTACAAAGAAGCTTACATATGTATTGTTCTCATCGTGTTTCTCAAGAGGATATTGAGGCTAGAAGATCAAGATTCTATCAAGAAGGTACTGTAGAGAGTGAGTGGAGATCGTTATATAATAGCTTCTGCGAGCAGGCACGTTGGTACCTTGGTAATGAGGAGGAAGCAGATCAAAGAGAATGTCGTTTGATTAAACATTCTAAAGCAGACCTCGACCCTAGCTTCGGATATCAGGGAACTACTCCAACTTAAAATTAATCTTTTATTGTTACATAGATGACATTGCACGCGTCCCTATAATGTTTAGGACGCGTTTTTTATTCATAGCCTAGACTATAGATTGTCTCTGCCTGTTTGTGAAACACAACTTGTAAACTAAGGATCTGTTCGTACAGAGTTCAAGCGAACATACACTCCCCGATTCACTTCTGTATACCCATCAATAATGTGCATTTTTTCTAACTGTATGAGAACGGAGTTTGTGAAACCGGTTCTTATTGAATCAGAAAGATTTCCCCAGAAAGTTGTCGAAGACGTGGACTCAGTAGTGTTTTGTTCTTTATAGGGAATAAATATTTCTACGGTATTTGGATCTGTAGGAGATAAAATTTCTGTAATGAATTCGATCGCTAATTGTAATTTGATCTGCTTATCAGAAAGAGCCCCTAGCTGTGGTCTCTTTTGAAGAATGTAGTCTCTTGGAATTGTAACCGCCCCTAGATTTAAAGAACGTGCAATTTTTGTGCGATCCAACGATTCTAACGCTGCTGAAACATCCTCAGAAGTTGCTTTATTTAGTACCTCTCCTAAGAAGGCACTAGGAACCTGTCGTAAAAATGCAGATATGACATTTTTTCTATTTTCATAAGAATCCATCGGTAGACGACTTCCGGATTCATTCATGATAAGTTGATGTCTATTTTGATGATGTTTAAAAGCGGCTTGTTCACCTAAGATATAGGGAACCATGTGTCTATTTTTCATGCTTTGGTAGCATTCTATAAAAGATTGAGATGAAAAAAGTTTTAGATTAGCCTCGGTCTCTCCTTGAGGATTGGTAACGATTACTTGTTTATGTTCTTCTTCGTCATCTAAAACAACAATTCCTGAGCTCATATCAGAGCCGATATACTTAGGCCAAGATATATAGGAGCCACTTGCTTTTCCCTCTGTATGGCGTGATTCAAGAACATTTCTTACGAATCTCGCAACGGTCATTTCTTTTAACTCAACTTGAGATGAGTTTGTTATTTCATGAATGCTAATGGAATCATCATTCAGGGAGCAGACATAATCAGGGTAATTATCGAAGGAAAACTCTGCTTTTAATCCACCAAAGATCCCCTGTTTCTGTTTAGGAAGTCTCGAAATTTTTGCTGTGATTCCCAATCTATCTTTTAAGCATTTTTCTATAGATTTCTTATCACTCTCGTTTGTTAATTCGATTTCAGAAATAAGGTTTCTTCCTGAAAGGATTAGGTTATAAAGATCCGAATAATGAACGCTAATTTGATCTTGATTTCCTAAAATATAAAACGTATGAGATTTCCGAGAATCTAAGTAAAACCTTTCAGGAAGAGTATTTGCAAATTCCTCCTTAGGTTTCACTATGGTGATACCTTCAGCACATAATTCCTGATAGGCTTCATTTTCTGTCGTTAAAATAGTTTTGGATTTTAGGGAGCTAGATATTTTTTGGCAGGTCGTAACAATGTCTTTCTGAAGCGATTCAGATAAAGGTGTATCGAGATATACACACGGATATGCAATATGTAAGTATAAATGCAAAGCCTGCCGTAATAGCCAAGCTAAAATGACAATAGGAACAAAAATCCAGGAGAGTATTTTTAAGACTTTTTCAGCGGTAGATATTGCCCGTCCTTGATGTTGTACGGCAAATCTAAGTCCTAATTCTGTTGATTTATCTATAACTTTAGTTTGCTTTCCTCCTAAATAAAAATAGGAATCTAGAAGAGCAGAAAGCTTCTCTGCCCGATTAGGAGAATAAATTGGTGAAAATGTTATAGAATTTAACATAATGTTCTTGGGGTTATCTTCATACTTTACTCAAAAGTCTGTCTGTAAGTATTTTTGAAGGTATTTTATTAGTTAATTTACTTATTTTTTATTCATCGGATTATCCGATGGTTTAATCCTCTTGGCCGTTCAAAGGTTTCTCATTTTTATGCCACTAAGAATAAGCAGTTCATATCATATTGCAGATGGCAATTTTTACTCTCTAATCCCATCAATTTAGTCAAAGTAGGCACAGACCATAGTTTCAGTATTCTCATAATCAGAGAAGATTCCTATATCCACTAATTGATCCATGATACTCTCGCCCAGGCATTTTCCCTGAGCATCATCGGGTTTGAAGAACATAGATCCGTAGTTGTTGAGCTGGTTAATCAATATCCCATCTCCCCCTCCACGATAACTTTGTCCATGTTTATAGAAGACAATCATGTTGCGTCCATTATCATTTGGGCCGATGACTCTTTGTGAGATGAATTTCAGGAAGTTCTCCACTAATTGTTTCTTTTCCTGGTCGGCTATTTGTCTTTGTGTAGGATCGGATGCAAATAGGGGTGCTTGAATATTCAAAGTATTGTTTAAGAATTCTTTAGATAATAAAGAATTCAAATTCTGCATCTTGGATTTTATAGAATGAGGAATTTGATTTAGCATGCCTTTGAGATACTCTGGAGGAACACTTTTGAATATAGGCATTAGTGCAGAAACACGATTTTCTATTTCTGTATTCTCATCCGGATATGTTGTAAACGTATGTCCTGGGTCAACTACCATGGCCATGTGCAGATTTTCTACACTATCAACACAGACAAATTTTCTTTGTGATTTTGCAAACACCTTTCCTGGATATCCTGTGTATCCAGTAAAAGTCACAAGATCATTTAGACAGTTTTGTAAGTTATTGTGCTCTTCAATACTTGTTGAAACATCCCCTTTATCTAAGGATTTTTCTGTTAGAGAAATATTATGCAGATAATGGATAAGCACACCATCTTGTACGCTAATGCCTACCGGTTTACTGATCATCAAATTATCTAAATTCTGTCGTTTAGCAACGTTTATTGCTTTCGTACACCTCCATAGATGTTCCATTATAGACCATTGCATTTCTTCAGGTGGTGGCAATGTGATCGATCTAGTGGGAACGACAAATGTAAACGCTATATCTGGGAAACGCTGCGATGTCATTGTTAACAACATCTGATTAGTAGTTTCATCTTGATAAAAATGCACCACCCTTAATCCCTGTAGGTGTAGAGCAGCTCTAAGAGCGTCGTTATTAGGTTGTGTAAAACGTAGATCCATGAATTTATCACGAATAGCTAAAGCGTCTTTTAAATAGAGTGCAGCTGGCGTGCAGGGATCTTGTCTATCGATTAAGACAACACTTTGATTTCTATGTACTACTTTATGAAGTAAGAAGCGCACAAGGAGCGCAATCAACACAACTGGGAATATGAGATATGAAAGTATCTTTATAATCTTTTCAGCAAGAGGTACGGGTCTTCCTGGGCTAGAAAGGCAGATGAGTTCTTGGGTTTTTTCGTTTCTAGCAACGATTTCTATCTGTCTTCCGCCAAAATAGAAATAGCTATCTACTTTAGATAAAACCCTTTCAAAGTAATTGGGTTGTTTATTAAAAGAACTTAAGCAAAAACTTTCTGATATTCTCATAAATATTAAAAAATGTTTAAAAAACTTAAAATATTCTAACATAAAACACTAATTGTTAGAATTATTTTTAATATAATTTAGTTTTATTAAGATTTTTTAATTAGAAGAAAACACATCTAGAGAAAGAGTCTCTAGACGTGAAGATTGTAAAGAACTTTAAAATAGGGAGTTACCCTGAGAGAGAAGAAGATCAACGTAGTTGATATCGTAGTCTGAATTAATAAATTTTGGGTTGTCCAACATAAATTGGTGGAAAGGTATTGTAGAGTGTACTCCTCCAATATGAAACTCTTTTAGAGCACGTTTCATAATGGCTATAGCCTCTTCACGGTTCTTACCTTTAGAAATCACCTTAGCAATCATAGAATCATAATAAGGAGGAATAGCGTAGCCGCTATAGCAAGCACCATCAACACGTATTGAAGGCCCCGCAGGAGGAAGATAATAATCTAAACGTCCTGGGGATGGCGAAAAGTTATTACTTGGATCCTCAGCGTTAATACGACACTGGATAACGTGTCCTGAGAAGACAATATTTTTTTGTTTCCAAGTGAGCTTATTGCCCATAGCTACATAAATCTGTTCTTTAAGGAGATCGATTCCTGTCACTTCTTCTGTGATTGTATGCTCTACCTGAATACGTGTATTCATCTCCATGAAGTAGAACTTTTTATCTTTATCTAATAGAAATTCTACCGTGCCCACGGAGTGATAGTTGGCACTTCTAGCTAAATCTACAGCGACTTTCCCTACTTTTGCACGTAATTCGGGAGTAAGTATAGGACTGGGGGTTTCCTCAATAAGCTTTTGGCGACGTCTTTGGACTGTGCAATCTCTTTCTCCAAGATGGATATAATTACCATGTTTATCTCCAAGGACCTGAACTTCT contains these protein-coding regions:
- a CDS encoding DUF648 domain-containing protein, with amino-acid sequence MLNSITFSPIYSPNRAEKLSALLDSYFYLGGKQTKVIDKSTELGLRFAVQHQGRAISTAEKVLKILSWIFVPIVILAWLLRQALHLYLHIAYPCVYLDTPLSESLQKDIVTTCQKISSSLKSKTILTTENEAYQELCAEGITIVKPKEEFANTLPERFYLDSRKSHTFYILGNQDQISVHYSDLYNLILSGRNLISEIELTNESDKKSIEKCLKDRLGITAKISRLPKQKQGIFGGLKAEFSFDNYPDYVCSLNDDSISIHEITNSSQVELKEMTVARFVRNVLESRHTEGKASGSYISWPKYIGSDMSSGIVVLDDEEEHKQVIVTNPQGETEANLKLFSSQSFIECYQSMKNRHMVPYILGEQAAFKHHQNRHQLIMNESGSRLPMDSYENRKNVISAFLRQVPSAFLGEVLNKATSEDVSAALESLDRTKIARSLNLGAVTIPRDYILQKRPQLGALSDKQIKLQLAIEFITEILSPTDPNTVEIFIPYKEQNTTESTSSTTFWGNLSDSIRTGFTNSVLIQLEKMHIIDGYTEVNRGVYVRLNSVRTDP
- a CDS encoding DUF648 domain-containing protein, encoding MRISESFCLSSFNKQPNYFERVLSKVDSYFYFGGRQIEIVARNEKTQELICLSSPGRPVPLAEKIIKILSYLIFPVVLIALLVRFLLHKVVHRNQSVVLIDRQDPCTPAALYLKDALAIRDKFMDLRFTQPNNDALRAALHLQGLRVVHFYQDETTNQMLLTMTSQRFPDIAFTFVVPTRSITLPPPEEMQWSIMEHLWRCTKAINVAKRQNLDNLMISKPVGISVQDGVLIHYLHNISLTEKSLDKGDVSTSIEEHNNLQNCLNDLVTFTGYTGYPGKVFAKSQRKFVCVDSVENLHMAMVVDPGHTFTTYPDENTEIENRVSALMPIFKSVPPEYLKGMLNQIPHSIKSKMQNLNSLLSKEFLNNTLNIQAPLFASDPTQRQIADQEKKQLVENFLKFISQRVIGPNDNGRNMIVFYKHGQSYRGGGDGILINQLNNYGSMFFKPDDAQGKCLGESIMDQLVDIGIFSDYENTETMVCAYFD
- the accC gene encoding acetyl-CoA carboxylase biotin carboxylase subunit, translated to MKKVLIANRGEIAVRIIRACHDLGLATVAVYSLADQEALHVLLADEAVCIGEPQANKSYLKISNILAACEITGADAVHPGYGFLSENPNFASICESCGLTFIGPSSESIATMGDKIAAKQLAKKIKCPVIPGSEGIIKDEAEGLKIAEKIGFPIVIKAVAGGGGRGIRIVREKDEFFRAFSAARAEAEAGFNNPDVYIEKFIENPRHLEVQVLGDKHGNYIHLGERDCTVQRRRQKLIEETPSPILTPELRAKVGKVAVDLARSANYHSVGTVEFLLDKDKKFYFMEMNTRIQVEHTITEEVTGIDLLKEQIYVAMGNKLTWKQKNIVFSGHVIQCRINAEDPSNNFSPSPGRLDYYLPPAGPSIRVDGACYSGYAIPPYYDSMIAKVISKGKNREEAIAIMKRALKEFHIGGVHSTIPFHQFMLDNPKFINSDYDINYVDLLLSQGNSLF